One region of Wyeomyia smithii strain HCP4-BCI-WySm-NY-G18 chromosome 3, ASM2978416v1, whole genome shotgun sequence genomic DNA includes:
- the LOC129728671 gene encoding uncharacterized protein LOC129728671: MASLDLSKAYDTTWQYGILRTLKKWRIRGRMLNMMRSFLSQRSFQVTVEGQLSRVHNLENGVPQGSVLSVTLFLVAMQPVFRVIPSGVTVLLYADDILLVVKAHKDRPLYRKLQAAVKAVDKWAESVGFTISAAKSSTFYESPNVRREPVSDITIERVPIPKKNVLKILAVMLDRSFRFSTQCRLTKKMCDLRLRILKILGAKLNRGHRISLLKIGSAIVTSRLLYGVGLITRGNQTAIQTLAPVYNRMIRLASGAFVTSPIHSILAEAGTLPFNLLVLQSTVRTAIRILEKDSRNTDLPLVERAREQLLDTTGETIPTICLRERLNTRAWNTPPPSVVWDIKRRVRAGASSSTVRLLVQELLSNRFQRYTALYTDGSKCSETVGAGLFGNDLMLSASLPPQYSVFSAEAYAITMALTQHTGTNRIVVLSDSASCLSALKAGKSTHPWIQKMERLAQNKPIEFCWIPGQAGVYGNIEADRLAGETRNSEPLPLSIPADDATREIKRTIRQHWNSQWFSMRDTKLRRIKFETEKWKDRDNSTRRPGSKTRRIVRPTKRWKRREEHQY; this comes from the coding sequence ATGGCATCTCTAGACCTATCCAAAGCCTATGACACCACATGGCAATACGGCATCCTGCGTACGCTGAAAAAATGGCGGATCCGAGGACGAATGCTGAATATGATGCGAAGCTTTTTATCTCAAAGGTCATTCCAAGTAACCGTAGAAGGACAGCTGTCCCGTGTACATAACCTAGAAAATGGAGTTCCCCAGGGCTCGGTGTTATCTGTTACGCTGTTTCTCGTTGCTATGCAACCCGTCTTCCGAGTAATACCTTCTGGGGTCACTGTTCTCTTGTACGCAGACGATATCCTGCTCGTGGTGAAAGCGCATAAAGACCGGCCATTATACAGGAAGTTGCAAGCAGCTGTGAAAGCCGTCGATAAATGGGCGGAAAGTGTCGGCTTCACAATCTCTGCAGCCAAATCCAGCACCTTCTACGAAAGTCCAAATGTGCGAAGAGAACCCGTCAGCGATATCACCATTGAGCGAGTACCTATACCAAAAAAAAACGTGCTGAAAATTCTCGCCGTTATGTTAGATCGAAGCTTCAGATTCAGTACACAATGTAGGCTTACTAAAAAGATGTGCGATCTAAGGCTTAGAATCCTGAAAATTCTCGGAGCAAAACTTAACCGTGGACACCGTATCTCGCTGCTGAAAATTGGATCAGCTATCGTCACATCCAGGCTTCTCTATGGTGTGGGCCTAATAACAAGAGGTAACCAAACTGCAATACAGACACTAGCGCCAGTATACAATCGCATGATAAGACTCGCGTCGGGGGCATTTGTTACCAGTCCTATTCATTCAATTTTGGCAGAAGCAGGTACTTTACCATTCAACCTGCTTGTGTTGCAAAGCACAGTTCGAACCGCAATACGCATCCTAGAAAAGGACTCCAGAAATACAGATCTACCTTTAGTTGAGCGAGCTAGAGAACAACTGCTAGATACGACCGGGGAAACAATCCCAACGATATGTCTGCGAGAGAGATTAAATACCCGTGCATGGAATACCCCTCCCCCATCTGTTGTGTGGGACATCAAGCGAAGAGTAAGAGCTGGAGCCTCTTCCAGTACAGTACGTCTCCTAGTACAAGAGCTGCTGTCAAACCGTTTCCAACGATATACGGCCCTTTACACGGATGGTTCAAAGTGCAGCGAGACAGTAGGCGCAGGACTTTTTGGCAACGATCTGATGCTCTCAGCTAGCCTTCCTCCACAGTACAGTGTTTTTTCGGCAGAGGCCTATGCCATCACAATGGCACTGACACAGCATACTGGTACAAATCGTATAGTAGTTCTATCTGACTCTGCGAGCTGTCTGTCGGCACTTAAAGCTGGCAAATCAACGCACCCGTGGATTCAGAAAATGGAAAGATTAGCACAGAATAAACCGATTGAATTTTGCTGGATCCCGGGTCAAGCTGGAGTCTACGGCAATATTGAAGCAGACCGATTAGCTGGTGAAACAAGAAACAGCGAACCACTACCACTATCGATCCCAGCAGACGATGCAACAAGAGAAATTAAACGCACAATTCGACAACACTGGAACAGCCAGTGGTTCTCTATGCGCGATACTAAACTACGACGAATCAAATTTGAAACTGAAAAATGGAAAGATCGtgacaata